The window AAAGACAAAAATCTGGGTGAAATCAGCTCAAGTTACAAGTTGTTCATCTCCAACAGCACCCATTTCTCTAATTCCCACCTGGCATTGTGTACGCACACTCACGGGACATCACAGCTCAATTCATGGGTTAGCGTTTCGTGGGGATGGAACGATATTGGCTAGTAGCAGTGCAGACCGAACGGTCAAACTCTGGAACCCAGATCGCAGAATCCCACGCGCTACCTTGTCCGGGCATTCTAGCTTAATTGAAGCGATCGCCTGGACGCCAGATGGACGCATCCTCGTTAGTGGCAGTTGGGATTACGCGATTAAAATTTGGGATGTAGAAACCGCAGAACTAATTCATACGTTCTGTGCACACTCTGGTTGGATTAAGTCTCTAGCCATCAGTCCCGATGCCAAAATACTGGTTAGCGCGAGTGCAGACAGAACCATCAAACTCTGGAACTTGCAAACGAAAGAACTACAGAATACATTGTGTGGTCATTCCGGTGCTGTTCACTGCGTTGCTATCAGTTCAGATGGACAAACCCTAGCCAGTGGTGGTGCGGATCAGACGATTAAAATTTGGGATTTAGACAACCCAGAAGTACAGCAAACCCTGGAGGGACATGCCGATACTGTTAATACCCTCACCTTTAGCCCAAGCGGTCAATTCCTGATCAGTGGTAGTGCCGATCAGACGATTAAAATTTGGGATTTAAGGAATAAAATGCTGCCCTATACCCTCGATGGGCATTCAGGAGCTATTAATTCAATTGTCATCAATGCTCAAGGCGATCTGCTGATTAGTGGCAGTGCGGACAAGACGGTTAAAATCTGGCATCCCAGTAGCGGGAAACAACTCTATACTCTATGTGAGCATTCAGCCGGAGTGACGGCTGTTGCCATCCATTCTAATAGTGGTAAGATTGCCAGCGGTTCGCAGGACAAAACGATCAAGATTTGGCAGTTTGAGTTGTTGTGAGACACGAGAAATGACTCTACTGGTCAACCGAAGAATTGTTCGCTTCATGAGTTTCAAACTGGCGTTGAACTCTTTCTAGGCGTTGCGTAATCCGATCAATTCTTTGCTTAACCTTTGCAGGGTCAATATTTGACCAAATCTCCGGACGACAAAACTTGTTCTTTTCCTTGTCCTTGCCTTGGTAATACACGTAATACCTCAAATGTCAAGATTAATTAATTAAATTTTCCTAAACTTTTATTGTTCTCACGTCATTCAGAAGATAGAACTAGCGGTCACTCCCCCAGGGGAAAAGCCAAATTCAACGCGACTGAACCGAATTGGGTTTAAACTTGCCACAGGGGAATGTTAGAACATTTCCCAGGGTAAAGCATTCAAAATCCAAGATTTTATAACAGAGGGCAATTGTGAGCAAGAAAGACTATATTCAAGTAGCAGCCGATTTTTCTTTGGTATGAGCTACTGCCTGAATCCTGATTGCCAGAAGCCTCATAATCCCAGTGATGCTAAATTTTGCCTAAAGTGTGGGACAAAGTTACTATTAGGCGATCGTTACCGTTCCATCGAACTGATGGGTCAAGGCCGCTTTGGCAGAACGTTATTGGCTGTGGATGAATGCAAACCATCCAAACCAAACTGCATCGTTAAGCAGTTTTTCTCCCAAGCACAGGGGACTGAGAATGCCGAAGAAGCGGCGCAGTTATTTGAACAAAAAGCTGTACGGTTGGAAGAATTAGGTACCCATCCTCAGATTCCAGAATTACTCGCCCATTTCGCCCAAAATCAGTATCACTATTTAGTCCAAGACTTTATCGATGGGCAAAATTTAGCCCAAGACCTGGAATCTCATGGAGCCTTCAATGAATTCCAGATTCGACAATTGTTAAAGGACATACTGCCCGTTTTACAGTTTGTCCATGAAAGAAACGTGATTCACCGAGATATCAAACCCAAAAATATTATTCGGCGCATCACCTCAAGCATCCAGACCCCTGCCAACAGTATCTCATCTGAACTAACAGAGGCAGAGGGGACAATCGCGAATCCACTGGTTCTTGTCGATTTTGGAGCCGCTAAATTTGCCACAGACAATCTGTTGCCCCCCACAGGAACCGTGATTGGCACCTCTGGATTTGTCGCTCCAGAACAAGCCCTCGGCAAAGGCACATTTGCCAGTGATATTTACAGTCTAGGTGTAACCTGCATCCATCTGCTGACTCAAAAAAGCCCCTTTGAGTTGTATTCCGTCAGTGAAGGCGGTTGGGTTTGGCGAGAGCATGTGAGCAATCCGGTCACTCAGGGGTTAGGGCGAATCCTCGATAAGATGTTGGAAAATGCTACAAAGCGACGTTATCAGAATGCAGGGGATGTTCTCGATGAGGTCAATCTTTTAGAGAGTGCATCCGCCGCCGCCACAATTTCTATAACACCGCCAAAATCAAGCCCCCAACTACAGCCATCTGTCCCAGTTCAACCTGAGCCATTAGTTGCAACGGAACCTGAGTTACAAGTTCCATCCCAAACTGAGCCATTAGTTGCAACGGAACCTGAGTTACAAGTTCCATCCCAAACTGAGCCATTAGTGGCAACGGAACCTGAGCCAAAGCATCTAGCTATAGCCGAGCCAGCCGCCGCACCTCTATCGCAGAATTGGAAGTGTGTTCAAACTCTCACTGGACATTCCGATGGAGGTTTAGATTGGTACGCAGGGGTTACATGCCTTGCCTTCAATCCTGCTGAAAAATGGATTGTCAGTGGCAGTGAAGACCACACTATTAAGGTCTGGGAACTCAGTACTGGCAAAGAACTTCGCACCCTCGCTGGACATGCCGGGTTTTTTGTGAGGTCAATCGCCATCAGACCCGATGAAGAACTCTTAGCGAGTGCTGGTGATGACATTATCAAGCTATGGGACTTGGAAACGGGGGAAGAAATTCGTACCCTGTCGGGGCATTCATCCGTGATTCAGCGCCTTGTTTTCAGTCCGGATGGACAGGTGCTCATTAGTGCCGGGAATGACAAAACGATTAAGATATGGAACCCAGACACTGGGGAAGTCATGCGAACGCTAGGTGGAAACCACCTCATTGAAGCACTGAGTATCAGCCCAGATGGACAAATTATCGCCAGTGGGGATGGAGACCTTAAAGCCAAGCTGTATACGGTCAAGCTGTGGAACTTCAATACGGGGGAAGAAATCCGCACATTTTCCGGGCATTCTAACACCATTCGTGCTGTTGCTTTCAGCCCCGACGGGCAACTTCTCGCCTCCGGCAGTTGTGATAAAACTATCAAAATCTGGCAGGTGGAAACAGGAGCATTGCTTCACACACTCACGGGTCATTCGGGTTGGTTTGCAGCGGTGAATTCGGTTGCCTTTAGTCCTGATGGCAAAATTCTCGCCAGTGGTAGTGATGACAAAACCATTAAACTCTGGAATACCGAAACAGGAAAAACCATACTGACTCTTTCCAGGCATTCTAAGGGTGTAAATTCAGTTGTCTTCAGTGCCGATGGGCAAACCCTAGCGAGTGGCAGTGGGGACAAAACCGTTAAGATTTGGCGGTGTGATTGATGCCCAGTAGCCTAGAGCCAAGAAAATATGGTTTCGCTCTTCACAGCAGCAGCGCTCAGTTAGGTTTGGCATTGAGCAATTTTGCCGATGAAAGTCGCTGCCAAACCTGGAATTTAGGGCGGGATCTATCGACTCATTTACATCAATATCTCGCTGAGTTTCTCAATCCACAAACTTGGGAAGAATTAGCGTTTATGGCGGTAGCTAAAGGGCCAGGAAGTTTTACTAGCACTCGGATTGGTATGGTTACGGCTCGGACTTTGGCGCAGCAATTGGATATTCCTCTCTGGTCAATTTCGACATTGGCAGCGGTCGCTTGGCACCAATATCGGGAGTTAGGAATTCAGGAAAATTCACCAACCCTCTCAAATCGAACCATCGCTCTACAAATGCCGGCTCAACGGGGTCAACTATTCGCCGCGATTTACCAGCCATCTTCATTCAATTCAGGACTAACCCCGCTGTTTCCAGATGCAGTGCTAACTCCAGGAGATTGGCAAAAAACTTTAGAGAATTGGCCAACGTCCTATCAGCTCATTGATATTCCTGCCGATAGGGGTTTGGGTACATCGGTTTCCAGTTTGTTAGAACTGGCTTATTTGGATTGGCAACAGGACAAGCGCCCTCACTGGTCAGAAGCATTGCCATTTTATGGTCAGCATCCGGTAGAAAATTAATGCCTTTGAGAAATCCTTGTGCATAAGTGCCATGTCCTCTAGAGATATAAGCAGGTAGTGATGAATCCTTCAAAGTTCAGGTCAAAGCCCCTCGTTTTTACCTAGAGGGGCTTTTTTCCTTGAGATCCTGTTGCCAGGATGGGACTCAAGCAGACAACGACCAGAAGTCCGTTACGGCGATTTACTCTACGTTCGTGGGTGCTTCTTCTGCTGGGCCAAGCTCGTCAGCATCACAGCCAATACAGTACCACCCAACTTCAGAATCTTCAGTTAGTTTGATTTGAACCAAATCGGCTCCACATCGGTGACATTTCGGTACGTCCATCATTTGCTCCCTGATAATTTGGCCTATCTTTAACCTTACTTTTTCCTGGAATCACCTCTTCTATTTATTTTTTGGGTCATTACATCCTACTAATGGGTGAACCGATTGAGTGAATTCCTAATCATCCTCTTGGATGAACTCAATTGGTGAGGTAAGGGTGGGGACATTCACAATAATCTGGAACTAGTCAAACACATCCATGCTCTACTGAGTGAACAACAGCAGACGACCTGCTGCCTTCACGGCAAAGTCCTCAATGGCTATAAGGGCGGGTTTTACACGATTGAGGCAGCCGCCTCCGCCTGGGCGGTTGAAGTCAAACCCGCCTCTACCTCCAATAGACTTGAGAAATCAGCGCTTTTGCACTCTTGACTTGCGTTTTCTACTCAGCCAAAAGCAAGGACACCAGTTCTGTCACCAGGGTGCTTTGCCAGTAGTCACTGACAGAGAATTTAATTTCTCTTAAACTAAAAAAACAAAGAGTAATCTGCTCTTAAGAAATTTACAAGTTTTTCCTCTCTAGACCGAATCCATCAACGCCTTACCAGAGAATAGATTGGTCTTAAGTCGTTGCTGAAGTGGATTTTAGGATAACTTAAAATAAGGATAGCAAAAGAAATTTTTCTTTACATATAATCCTGCTCACCGATTGACAGGGGGACAACAGTGACCAATCGAGTTCCAGACCAAGAACCATCTCAGTTAAATGGCTCTGCGACAGTCGCTGAGTCTGCCCTGGAAGAACGGGATTTAGTGCCCTTACCCATCGCCGAACCGGAAATTAAAAAAGCACCTCGAACCTGGTTATCCGGTGGGCGGGGCGTGATCATCGGTATAGGAATTGGAGTTGTGCTGGCAGTGGGAGGTACACGCTTATTGAGTTCTCAACCCACGAAAGCTCCTGCCAAGTCCCCTGAAGCGACCCCCTCTGCTGCACCCGTCTCGGCTCAAAGTGTTACCGTTGCCACGGTGGAAGCCTCCCAGGTGAATCGTACCTTAGAAGCCACCGGTAGCGTCGCTGCCTTGGAGATGATTCCCGTGTCGTCCCAAGCGACGGGATTACAGATTAAGCAAATCCTAGTAGACCGGAACGATGTGGTGAAGGTGGGACAGGTGATGGCACGGTTGGATGATGCCATTCTCCAGGCACAATTGACGCAAGCCAAAGCCTCCGTAGCCCAAGCTGAAGCCCGTTTAGCAGAACTGCGGACGGGGACACGAAAAGAAGAAATTGCTCAGGCACAAGCCCGCTTAGACCAAGCCCAAGCCCGTCTAAATCAGGCAAAAGCCAGTATCCCCAGACAGATCGAGCAAACTCAAGCCCAAGTGGAATCAGCGCAAGCGCGGTTAACACTAGCGGAAAATCGTTACAAGAGCTATCAATCGTTGGTAGACCAAGGGGCTGTTACCCGCGATCGCTTTAATGAGACACTCAGTGAGTATCGCAGTGCTCAGGCCAATTTATCGGAAGCCCAACAACGCCTACAGCAAGCCCGAAATACGAATAACCCAGAAATTGACCAGTTAGCCGCTTCTGTGAGAGAAGCTGAACAGCAGCTTCAGCAACTACGTGCAGGTTCCCGTCAAGAGGTGATTACTCAAGCCGAAGCCCAACTGGCTCAAGCCAAGGGACAACAGCAAGCAATCGCGGCACAACTGGGAAATACTAAGATCGTGGCTCCTGCTAGTGGTAAGGTGGCTGAACGCAATGCCCGTGTGGGTGATGTTACCTCATCCTCTCAACCTCTGTTCAAGATTATCGACAAAGGGCGCTTGGAACTGTTATTGAAAGTTCCGGAAACTCAACTGCCGCAAATTCGCCCTGGACAAAGTGTCAAGATCACCTCAGACAAGGACAGCAAGCTGAGCTTTGAAGGGAAAGTGCGAGAAATTGACCCCCTTGTTGATGAACAGTCTCGTCAGGCAACCGTCAAAGTGGATTTACCGGAGGCGGACTCTTTAAAACCTGGGATGTTTTTACGGGCAGCGATTGTTACCTCCTCTGCATCCGGTCTAACGGCACCCGCCAAAGCCATACTACCCCAAGCCGATGGCAGCGCGATCGTGTATCGCTTACAAGGGGATGGCACCGTTAAGGCACAGCGGGTGCAGGTGGGAGAACCAATGCCCGGTGAGCGAGTGGAAATTAAAAGCGGTTTATCCCCAAGCGATCGCATCGTGGTTAAAGGTGCCCCTTATCTCAAAGAGGGCGACAAAGTTGAGGTCGTCAAGGAGTGAGGAGTTCCCTGCTCCGATAGCTCTGATCGCTCCTCTGCACTTCAACCCTTGAACAAATGTCTCTTAACCTCTCGTCTTGGTCAATTAAAAGCCCAGTTCCCACCATTGTTTTATTCCTAATTTTGGGAGTAGTGGGTCTAATGTCGTTTTTCCAATTGGGGATTAACGATAACCCCAATATTGATATCCCAGCCGTGTCGGTGACGGTAACCCAGTCAGGGGCAGGCCCAGAAGAACTGGAATCTCAGGTAACCAAGAAGATTGAAGACGCGGTGGCGGGAATCGGGAATATTGACGAACTGAAATCCGTTGTCACAGAGGGAAAGTCGGAAACCACGATTAGTTTTGTCCTGGGAACGGATAGCGATCGCGCCACCAACGATGTCCGCAACGCCGTTGCCCAGATTCGGCAAAACTTACCTCCAGATATTAACGAACCCATTGTCAAGCGATTGGAGTTTGCCGGGGGTTCGATCATGACCTATGTGGTGTCATCCGAACAGCGCTCTGTGGAACAGTTGAGCGACTTGGTTGACCGCACCATCAGCCGTGCCCTGTTAAGTGTACCAGGGGTTGCTCAAATTGACCGACTCGGAGGAGTAGACCGGGAAATCAGGGTTGACCTTGACCCCAGCCGTCTACAAGCCTACGGGATTACAGCAACACAAGTTAACGACCAAATTCGTAATTTTAATATCAACTTACCTGGGGGACGGGCGGAAGTTGGGGGCAGTGAGCAAAACGTCCGCACACTGGGAAGTGCGAAGACGGTTGAGGACTTACAAGGTTATCGCATTGTCCTCCCTGGCGGTGCGACGGTTCCTTTATCAAGTTTGGGTAAAGTTGAAGACCGTTTTGCCGATCCCCGGAAAGCAGCTCATTTTGATGGGAAGTCGGTCGTCGCGTTTGCGGTGCGGCGCAGTACGGGAAGTACCTTGGTGACGGTGGAAGAGGGTGTGCGAGAGGCCGCGAAAACGCTTCAAAAAACGCTGCCTCAAGATGTCCAATTAAGTTTGGTGTTCACCCGTGCTGATGCCATTCGTGACTCTTACCAAGCCACCATCGACTCGATCATTATCGGTTCTATCCTCACCGTGATCGTCGTGGGAGTATTTATCCGCAACTGGCGGGTAACGTTGATTACGGCAATGGCGCTGCCTTTATCGATTATCCCCACCTTTATGGTGATGAAGATGCTGGGCTATACCCTTGACAGCATGACGCTCTTAGCCTTAGCCCTGGCGATTGGTAACTTGGTAGATGATGCCATCTGCATGATTGAAAATATCGATCAGCACTTGGATATGGGGAAGAAACCCTTTAATGCGGCGTTGGATGCCGCTAGCGAAATTGGTTTAGCCGTGGTAGCAACAACGGCAACCATTGTCGCCGTGTTTTTGCCGGTGGCATTTATGGGAGGCATTCCCGGTCAGTTTTTCCAACCGTTTGGGGTTACGGTTGCGGTTTCCACCATGTTTTCCACGCTGGTGGCTTGCACCATGACACCGATGATGAGTGCTTACTTGCTCAAACCCAAGAAGAGCAAGGCATCATTGAACGGCAACGGAAAAAATGGTCAATTCCAACACAATGGCAAAGCGCCTAATGCTAAATCCTTAC of the Allocoleopsis franciscana PCC 7113 genome contains:
- a CDS encoding WD40 repeat domain-containing serine/threonine-protein kinase, which produces MSYCLNPKCQKPQNPSNAKFCSTCGARLLLGDRYRALQLVSQGGIGRTFLAIDEHDSSQSRCIIKQLSPQNQGTHNPTKAIELFRQEVTRLMELRGHPQIPQLLAYFESQEPRNTGGMFTPPISTPTLVHTWIEGQSLAQQLEAEGAFSETQIRQILTELLPVLQFVHDRSVIHRDINPENIIRRPSDRQLVLVDFSAAKFTSKTALRKTGTLIGSAAYTAPEQLMGKAETSSDLYSLAVTCIHLLTHIHPFDLFNSLEGIWVWQDYLTNPVSDSLCQILNKMLEGAVKNRYPSAQDILNDLTPDAKTKIWVKSAQVTSCSSPTAPISLIPTWHCVRTLTGHHSSIHGLAFRGDGTILASSSADRTVKLWNPDRRIPRATLSGHSSLIEAIAWTPDGRILVSGSWDYAIKIWDVETAELIHTFCAHSGWIKSLAISPDAKILVSASADRTIKLWNLQTKELQNTLCGHSGAVHCVAISSDGQTLASGGADQTIKIWDLDNPEVQQTLEGHADTVNTLTFSPSGQFLISGSADQTIKIWDLRNKMLPYTLDGHSGAINSIVINAQGDLLISGSADKTVKIWHPSSGKQLYTLCEHSAGVTAVAIHSNSGKIASGSQDKTIKIWQFELL
- a CDS encoding efflux RND transporter periplasmic adaptor subunit, which codes for MTNRVPDQEPSQLNGSATVAESALEERDLVPLPIAEPEIKKAPRTWLSGGRGVIIGIGIGVVLAVGGTRLLSSQPTKAPAKSPEATPSAAPVSAQSVTVATVEASQVNRTLEATGSVAALEMIPVSSQATGLQIKQILVDRNDVVKVGQVMARLDDAILQAQLTQAKASVAQAEARLAELRTGTRKEEIAQAQARLDQAQARLNQAKASIPRQIEQTQAQVESAQARLTLAENRYKSYQSLVDQGAVTRDRFNETLSEYRSAQANLSEAQQRLQQARNTNNPEIDQLAASVREAEQQLQQLRAGSRQEVITQAEAQLAQAKGQQQAIAAQLGNTKIVAPASGKVAERNARVGDVTSSSQPLFKIIDKGRLELLLKVPETQLPQIRPGQSVKITSDKDSKLSFEGKVREIDPLVDEQSRQATVKVDLPEADSLKPGMFLRAAIVTSSASGLTAPAKAILPQADGSAIVYRLQGDGTVKAQRVQVGEPMPGERVEIKSGLSPSDRIVVKGAPYLKEGDKVEVVKE
- a CDS encoding protein kinase domain-containing protein, which codes for MSYCLNPDCQKPHNPSDAKFCLKCGTKLLLGDRYRSIELMGQGRFGRTLLAVDECKPSKPNCIVKQFFSQAQGTENAEEAAQLFEQKAVRLEELGTHPQIPELLAHFAQNQYHYLVQDFIDGQNLAQDLESHGAFNEFQIRQLLKDILPVLQFVHERNVIHRDIKPKNIIRRITSSIQTPANSISSELTEAEGTIANPLVLVDFGAAKFATDNLLPPTGTVIGTSGFVAPEQALGKGTFASDIYSLGVTCIHLLTQKSPFELYSVSEGGWVWREHVSNPVTQGLGRILDKMLENATKRRYQNAGDVLDEVNLLESASAAATISITPPKSSPQLQPSVPVQPEPLVATEPELQVPSQTEPLVATEPELQVPSQTEPLVATEPEPKHLAIAEPAAAPLSQNWKCVQTLTGHSDGGLDWYAGVTCLAFNPAEKWIVSGSEDHTIKVWELSTGKELRTLAGHAGFFVRSIAIRPDEELLASAGDDIIKLWDLETGEEIRTLSGHSSVIQRLVFSPDGQVLISAGNDKTIKIWNPDTGEVMRTLGGNHLIEALSISPDGQIIASGDGDLKAKLYTVKLWNFNTGEEIRTFSGHSNTIRAVAFSPDGQLLASGSCDKTIKIWQVETGALLHTLTGHSGWFAAVNSVAFSPDGKILASGSDDKTIKLWNTETGKTILTLSRHSKGVNSVVFSADGQTLASGSGDKTVKIWRCD
- the tsaB gene encoding tRNA (adenosine(37)-N6)-threonylcarbamoyltransferase complex dimerization subunit type 1 TsaB, which encodes MPSSLEPRKYGFALHSSSAQLGLALSNFADESRCQTWNLGRDLSTHLHQYLAEFLNPQTWEELAFMAVAKGPGSFTSTRIGMVTARTLAQQLDIPLWSISTLAAVAWHQYRELGIQENSPTLSNRTIALQMPAQRGQLFAAIYQPSSFNSGLTPLFPDAVLTPGDWQKTLENWPTSYQLIDIPADRGLGTSVSSLLELAYLDWQQDKRPHWSEALPFYGQHPVEN